DNA from Rhinolophus sinicus isolate RSC01 linkage group LG16, ASM3656204v1, whole genome shotgun sequence:
GGATTTGGGGGACCTCAGGAAGGAGGGATGGGGGAGGCTGATTGGCATGACTTTGGGTTGTCATGACAACCAGAGGCAGGGGTCTCTGCCTCATGCCTTTTCTTGGGTCCTAGGTAGGGTGTGGGCatgagtgtttgttgaatgaatgactgagctGAGCCCTCACTCCTGGCCAGCTGCTATGCTAAGTCCTTTACACACATCATCTCATTAACTTGGGCCCAGACCAATGTGAGGTTGGTCTgttattactcccattttgcagatgagaaaactgaagctcagggagaTGGAGTGACTTTTCCCAGTGTCACCAGCCAATGAATGGGAGAGCCAGGCTTTGAACCCTGGCATCCGGCCTCCCATCCAAGGGCTCCAGGGGAACTgaggctcccctccccctccccatggCACCTTTGCCTGCTGGGCTCTGTGATGCAGGACatgacctttctgagcctctgcgTTAGTCAACAGGAAGATACGGGGTTTGGACAGGCACGATGAGGCTGGCTCCTCACTGGGTCCCTACAATGGAGCAGTTCATTGCCTTGGAAACCAGCGGCATTTGAACGTCTACCCTGAACCCCTTTTCCAAGGCCCTGCTTGGGTTTTGGTCTTCAAGGATCCTGTGTCCCTCAttcctttcctcatctgtccCCAGGGACCTGGCCCCCCGAGACATCTCTGGCACTTCCGACCCATTTGCACGTGTGTTTTGGGGCAGCCAGAGCTCGGAGACTTCGGTGAGTGATGGAGGGGAACTAAGAAAGAGCGGGGCATCTGGTGGCAGGGTCCCTGTCAGCtctcttcctcactccctcctcctcccccagaccATCAAGAAGACTCGCTTCCCACACTGGGATGAGGTGCTGGAGCTGCGGGAGGTGCCAGGTGCCCCATCTTCACTGCGAGTGGAGCTCTGGGACTGGGACATGGTGGGCAAGAATGACTTCTTGGGCATGGTGAGCCCTCCTTCCCACACCCtccatggctccccactgcctccaagggagaaggaaggggagatggGCTGCGTATCCTGGGGCTCCGAAGGGGTGATGTGAAGGCTGCCTCATCAGGTTTCCGGGCCGGGCCTAGGTAATGGAGTGCTGTTGCCCCATTGTACATTTGAGGAGACGGAGGGTCTCAAAAGTACAGGAACCTGCACAAGGTCACAGGGTTAGCTCAGATTCTTATTTTGGGATGAGAGTACCCAGGATGCCTGTGTGCTggccctgtgctaagtgtttCTCCAGCCTAACCTCATTTACCCTCATGGAAACTCCATAACCCTGAgactattgtccccattttatagatgaggaaacaggctcagagagctaAGTGGTGTTCCCAAGGCCATATGATTaagaaatggcagagccaggatttaagtGCAAGTCTCTCTAACTCCAGAATCTAAACCCTTAGCTCCTATTTCTGGAAGAACTGAGCTCAAGGTTTTTCTCTTGgaacctcaatttccccatctgtagaatgggtgTGATCGTTCCTGCCTCTCTGGGCTGTCTATCGGGGCTGACAGTTTCTAAAAGGAGGCAAGATTAGAACAAGTAAGAGGGAAGCTCAGTTatgcattactggtgggaatgtaaaatggcacagctgctttggaaaacagtctggcaatcCCTCAATCAAAGACAGAATTACCCcagtgacccagcaatttcactcctaggtttATACCCAAGAGAggtgaaaacacatgtccacagaAAACTTGTACAAGTTATATCTCtataaattatatctctataaagttatttcaaaagaaGGAGGTGGGGTTCTAGGACCCTCTGGATTGTCTTTAAGCCTTTTGATGGATGCAATTGTGTCCTTAAACAGAGCTGAAAATACAGTCGGTTCCAGGCATGTTGTCTCTAGCAGCTgttgtgaacttgggcaagtcactctacctctctgagtctcagtttcctcaactaagAGTCCCTGGAGGTCCTCAGTGCCCTGGCAGGACTAATAATTTGGGACTGGGGGAGGGAATGTCACTGCTGTAGTGTCGATGGGATAcgatggggaaggaggagggggccCCTGGCAGGCTACGCTGCCCCTTCTTGGATGGGCAGGCTGAGCTCTTCCAGGGCTGggtagggcagggcagggcttgACTGAGGGTCCGTATGTCCCCTCACAGGTGGAGTTCCCCCCGAAGGTCCTGCAGCAGAACCCACCCAATGGCTGGTTCCGCCTCCTGCCCTTTCCCAGAGCCGAGGAGGATTCTGGGTAAATGTGGGTGTGGAGGGAGAAGGCCAGGCTGGAATTATGTTGTGTACCATCTTCAGCTCAAGGTCAGGTCCTCGTGGGTGCCCACGTCAGCCCACAAGCTATCACATGTCACTtccttcattcacttaacaaatgtttgttgagtgtcTCACAATGTGTGTTTGCGTATGTCCAAATGAGTTTTCCTGATACCCATCTACCTGCAAGCACGTCAGTTCAGTTGTTACTGTGTGTTCAGAACCTTGGGTCCTTCCACACCTATCCACACCTGTTCACACTGTGCATTCTTACACACTTGTTTATACCGGCCACACCATTACACTGTCTGCGCTTATCCATTCCTGTTTATACCTGTCGATATATGTGTTCACACCTGCGTGGACTGGACACACCTGTTCACACCTGCCCACAGCGGTCCACACCTGTCTAGTTTTGCAAATATCCATGCTCCTTGCCTGTGTTCACACCTGCCCGTCTTGGCTCTCCGCACCTGCCCGTACATACTTCCTCACCTACGTACCTGTGATCTGACCCTGGTCAGGGGGAACCTGGGTGCTCTGCGGCTGAAGGTGCGCCTCGTCGAGGACCGCGTCCTGCCCTCGGAGTACTACCAGCCCCTCGTGCAGCTGCTCATGGAGTCTGTGCTGGGGCTGCCAGAGGTGGGTGCGTCAGGCCAGCAGCTCCCCGGGGGCAGGGTGGTGCATGCAGACCTGGTCCTGGCATCCCCTGGCTTCAAGGGTACCTCTCTGGGCTCTTCTGCTTCGGGGTCTCAGAACCCCAGGCTACCTTACCTGCCTCCTTTCCTTGCCCAGGAGGATGATGCCAGCCCCCTGGCAGTGCTGGAGCTGACCTCGGGGGACTGCCGCCAGGACCTCGCCACCAAGCTGGTGAAGCTCTTTCTCGGCCAGGGCCTGGCTGGGCCCTTTCTGGATTATCTTACCCGGCGTGAGGTGGCACGGACCAGTGAGTGGCCAGAGTGATCCCCAGATGTCAGTCCTCAAGGATGGGTCTGCAGAGGGTCTCTGGGGGAGAAATGAGAGGAGAGGGGCTCAGGCAGAGGAGAGGggctcctgtgtgtgtgcacgtgtggaGGGTTCCCCATGCTGTGCATTCCAGCCAGCTGAGTTTTGTTACTCTTGAGCTGTGTGACATTAGGCAGATCGCTTAACCACCCTGGGCCTCTGCACTGTGAATGGAGTTGATATGACTGGTCTCCTTGGTTCCTGAGGCTGGTAGAATCCTGACCCCCCACcttgggtgggtggggtgaggtggatCCAGCCCCTTGAATCCCAGCAAAcacttccctctgccctcccagctGACCCCAACACCCTCTTCCGTTCTAACTCCCTGGCGTCCAAGTCAATGGAACAGTTCATGAAGGTGAGTGGGTGAAGGTCTGCTGGGGCCCGGTGGCAGCTTCCTTAAGGGGACCCCCTTCCCAGTACTTACCCGGCCTCCAGAGCTTGGCTGACTTCAGATGGCACTAGGTAGCTGAGCTGGGTGCTGCTGGTGGGTGCCTAGCCTCGTCCTGAGTGGCACCCTGGGtagtgcccccaccccagcccttggGCACATCCTGCCTTGCTTTGAACCTCTCCCTGCATGGTCCCCCTGCCCCTAGCTCATGGGCACCCTCCGGCCTCGCCCTCAGCCGTGCCCTGTGtggtgccccctgcccccagctcgtGGGCATGCCCTACCTACACGAGGTTCTGAAGCCGGTGGTTAACCGTGTCTTCGAGGAGAAGAAGTACATGGAGCTGGACCCGTGCAAGATGGACCTGGGTCGTACCAGGTGAGTCGAGCCTGAGGGATGAAGCCCGACCCTCCGACAGCCCCCTTGTCCCCTTGGAGCCTTGTCAGGCTGGGTCTGTGCCGACTGCCACCCCCTTAGGAGCCTTGCGTTCCACCCCAAACTCTCACCTGTGAGCTCTTGATCCTCAGGCTGCCTAGTGCAGTGGTTCCGGGCAGGACTCCGACGTCTGAGCTCcttgggctcaaatcccagctctgccacccctGGTGTGCAAGTTACTTTACCCGTGTGGGGCTGTGAGAATTAAGAGAGTTATGTATGCACAGGCCAGCATTAACCAGTACTCCATAAGTATAGGTGTTTCTGTTCTTGTGGTGGCAGAGACCACTGGGGGAAGGCTCTGCATGGGCCTGTGTGCCAAGGCGGGATCCTGGAGCATCTGATGAGACTGGAGGAAGCAGGGCAGTGGCTGGGGGTCATGCCAGGCCTTTGTgggctccttctctctttccaggATCTTCCCCACTCCAGCCAGGGTGGGCGGGCTTGATCGCACCAGGCCGCAAAAGCTAGTTGCTGGGCAGTCCATCGGGGACCATGGAAGGGACAAGAGAGGGTCGTACCTTCACTTTGGGCCCTGCAGCAAGTCCTGCCCACACTTTCCAAGCACACTAGAGGCAGGCGAGGAAACCTTTTGCCAGACGAGGAAACCAAGCCTCAGGCAGGGGAGGTCACCTGCATTAAGTCGCACAGCTCGGAAGTTGCACATCAGGGATAGGAACCCAGGCCCTGAACAGAGGGCAGAGTCTGTCTGTGAAACCCAAGGTGAAAGTTTTTCCCAGCACATCTGGCTGGGTCATCTGGGCACCTGCGCAGGGGAAGGTAAGGCTGACTCAAGCGTGCAGTCCTGAGTTCTCATCTCGGCTTTTTCCATATACTTACAAAgtgacctctctgaacctcagtttcctcatctgttaaatgggaacgATCAGGCTACATAGTGCATCAGGGTGCCATTaggattaaattatatatttgatcaTTTAATGCCAAAGACATTAGTTCAGGGCTTAGCTTGCTGGGTCCAGGGCACGGTGGGGCCGAAACCCCCCAGCCTGTCTTCTGTGGAGTTCTCAGTCTGAGAGTGGGCAAGCCAGCCCCTAAACCTGGATGggaacaagaaaggaaggaacaagATAATTGCAGATAGACAAGTACTATTCCATCATTCACTCTACAAACCAACTGTTGAACATTTACTGTGCGCCAGGCTCTGGCTGAACACCGAGTTCACGACAGAGAACAAATGGGCACGAATCCCTCTTTTGGGGCGAGACAGATCACAAACTAAAGAAGAAGGTTCTTGTAGGTGATcagtggaaagaaggaagataaacctggggagggtggtgggaagtgccaggagcaggggaggggcttGTGATATTCCACAGGGTGGTTACAGCGACAGCCTCTCAGAGAAGGGGACATGTAAGCAAAGAGTTGAAGGGGGTGAGGGTGAGAGTCCTGTGCCAATCTAGTGGGAAAGTGTTGCTGGCTggggaagagcaagtgcaaaggcccggAGGCAGAAACGTGTCTGGCATGTCCGTGCTGAAAATGCATTGCACCACGGTCTGTGACGATGGGCGATAGGGGAGGGACGGCCTGTTTGAGGAGGTGACATGTAAGCTCAATGTGGGGACTATCGCAGGCAGAGGGAACCATATGTACAATGTCTGCAAGACAAGAATGAGCTCTGCGTGTGTGAGCGGCAGCAGGAGGCCAGGTGGGGATGGTAGgaggggaagggtgaggaggtggggtgggaaggtgggCGCTGTCTGAGCCCAGTGGGGGCTGGTGGAAGGTTTTGAGCGGATAGGTGCTGGGCTCTGAGACAGCCGCTCCACTTGCTCCCCCAGGAGAATCTCCTTCAAGGGCACCCCCTCGGAGGAACACGTGAGGGAAGCCAGCCTGGGGCTGCTGACAGGCTACCTGGGACCCATTGTGGACGCCATCGTGGGCTCCGTGGGGCGCTGCCCGCTTGCTGTGCGCCTGGCCTTCAAGCGGCTGCGCCAGCGTGTGGAGGAGCGCTTCCCCCAGGCGGAGCACAAGGTGGGTGAGGCTCCCCCATTGGGCAGGTGAGGGGCACTGAGGCTGAGAAGGGGCAGCAGCTTGTCCAGGGTCACTCGGAGAGTCAGGGCAGAGGTGGGGCAGAATCTGGGCCACTGTGCTAAAGTGCTCTGTGTTTGGCCGAAGTGGGGACAACATTCCTGGCAGGGTCTGGGACCCACGGGAAgtggtaataataatacaataataataataataataataataataataataataataatacagtagtaccttggttttcgaacgtctccattgacgaacattttggtttacaaacgcCATaagcccagaagtaaatgcttcggttttcgaacacgcctcggaaggcAAACATGTCACGCgccttccgctgagtgcaagatcctgaggcctcgctgtcggttgtttttgaacatttcagaactcgaatggtcttccggaacggattatgttcaaaaaccgaggtaccactgtaacaacaacagcagcaacaacagcaacactATATGCAGCCCCTACCATGGGTCAGaccttattttatgtatttattacctTCATTTAGCCTTCACATCCACCCTATGAGGTGGGTACcagtattattccattttacagaggaggcaacaggcccagagaagtgaattTACACAGCTAGAAAGGGGTGGTGCTGGGATAGTCACCCCTCCAGGCAGGCTGGCTCCTGAATCTGTGCTCATACCCACCAAATTATAGTGTGGCACAGAGTGAGTGCTTGTTAAAttccagctgtgtgtgtgtgtatgtgtgtgtgtgaaagagagagacagaaagaaagacagagagagagagaaagaggtgtTTAGTAGCCAATACCCAAAATAAGGTTGAGAACTCAGGTGCTGTGTGGTTGAGGCAGGTGAGGTAAAAACGAACAAAGCAGTCAATGTGTGGGGCagtagggagtggtggggacCGTGGCAAACTAGACTCCCCACAGCTTGTCTAAAGGGGGCAGCTCCAGACTATCAATCTGACCTTCATGTAGGAGGGTCAGATCTTCATAGTTTGTTTTTtcgtgttttgtttttgttttgtttttgtaagccATTTTTAAGCCAACATTCTTGATTTTAAGTGAGAggcctcatttaaaaaattttggcaCTAATTAACCTAAAAACActccaacaacaaaacaacagcCCTTTGAGCCACTCATGAGGCATTTGCAGCTGGACTGGCCTGCGGGTTACCAGCTGGAGACCCCCGGGTGTGATGCGGAGCACACCTTCTGGGTGGCTGTCATTGTTCTTGCTTACGAATGACATCAAATGAGGCTCACTTACATGGTGCTGATGTACCAGAAAGGTGGACCTGGGTTCACGCTGCAGAAAAATTTCAGATAGAAATGTTGGCGGTATCACGGCCCATCCCTAGAGCCTGGGTGAAGAGCTCTTGGTTCCCCACTTCCTGtttacatatggggaaactgaggcccagagaggtaaagcgCCTTGGTCAAGGGTTGTAGACTCACACGGAGGCCTCTGGACTCCCAGCTGGggtctctcccttctccccctcagCTCCTGCTGAGGTGTGGCCTCAAACTGAGATGTGGCTTATTTATGCCCCACTTTGCTGGGCTCTCGCCTGGGCTGCCGGCAAAGGTGCTAAGTGGGACAGAGCAGtgcctgggaggagggaagggaggggagaggccagCTCCTCAGACAGCCTGGCCCTTGTGGGGGGGAGCAGATATCAGTAACACCCAAATGTCCCCAGTTCTCAGCCCCCCACagtgggcagggagcaggggctTTCTCAGGCCCATGAGGGTGGATGGGCTCAAGGGAACCCAGGGGaacccctttctctgcctctctgacATCTGTTCCTCCTCCTCAAGAAAAAGAGGAAGTCATGGGCTGATGTCTGAGGCTAAAATTACCCTTGAACATGGCGGGTGGTAGGTGGTGGCCTTGGGGGCAGTTCAGGGTTCCAGATGAGCAGGGTGAGGGTGAGCACCCTCCCTCTGGGCCGCTCCAGGTACCTAGCCCCTGGTAGGGCTCACTGTCAATGCAGAGGTGGCCCAGGGAGTTGGCATGCACCCAGGGAGGGTATTATTTCATGTGTGAATACAGCCCGTAGATAAACACTGGAGCACACACACTCTCGGGCTAAATATAGTCAGCCAAGTATGAGAGGTGAGTGGACAGTGGTTTGTGGGGAGCCAGATGCACCCAGGATGAAGCCACACCCTCTCCCTGAGTTCCCTCTGCTGAAGCTGGGGGAACCAGCCTTACCTGCAGGTGGCCAGGCGTGGGACTCACACCGGCAGGCACCATACTTTACGGTTTGTAGACGGCAGAGGCTGGGGCTCAGGGGTGCATGCAGGATGGGCTCTGGAACCAGCCAAACTGGGATCaccactgagcctcagtttcctcatctggaaaatggagataataatatctacaTGGGGTatctgaggattaaatgtgatagtTCAAGTTTAGTTCGTGACACTCAGTGAGTACTCCACAGTAGCTAGTGTTGAATGCAAGAGTGTGTGGAAAGCTGAGAGTTCACATCCTGCCTGGgctcaaatcttggctctgccacttacagctgtgtggccttggttAAGTGACCTTCCTTCTCTggtcttcagtttccttctctgtaaaatggagatataatACCTCCTGGGGTTagtattaaataaacaaatgtatggAGAGGTATCTGGCCTGTTGCTATTCATTATCATAAATCATaggtctgggtttgaatcctgtctCTTTTATtcatcagctgtgtgaccctgggcaagtcacttgacatctctgagcttctgctttcttatctgtaaaatgggaataatgatggTGCTTCCTTCATAGGGCTATGCCCttggcacagtgcttggcacaaagcaGACTCTGAGAATGGTTGGCTAAATCTGGTCATGCGGGATTAGTATTATTGCTCTATTTGCCAGGTggagaaactaaggcccagagaggaaaagCCTCTGTGGCAGACCAGGATGGCTTCTTGACCCATCTCCCATTTCACTTCCCCTTGCACCACCAGTCTATAGTCCTTaatgcttcagtttccccaggtAGAAAGTGGGTTTTTCCCCTCTCACCTGCTGCTCCTCTCGGTAGGATGTGAAATACCTGGCCATTAGTGGCTTTCTCTTCCTGCGATTCTTTGCACCTGCCATCCTCACCCCAAAGCTGTTTGACCTCCGGGAGCAGCACGCCGATCCTCAGACGAGCCGCTCACTGCTACTGCTTGCCAAGGTACCACCAGTGGAGTGCCCCATTGTGGGTGCTCTTAGCCAGAGAAAAGCATGGTAGAAACAGAGCTAGGAGGCTTCTATGAGTTTACACAGAAGGCCcaaatgaggcccagagaaaccTATGTCTGAAACACCACCATTAGATTAGCCTTCCCGAGTGTGAAGGCATTCGTTAAGCTCTCTAAGTTCCTCTTTTGAAACACAAACCCTACCCTTCCAGGAGGAAAGTGGGAAGCAGGATAGCAGTCATTCACACCTCACTATTTGTTTAATTAGACCGTCCTTTGCAAAGTGGCCACATTGGGAGGTTCTCATTGGCTCCAGAGTGTGCATGATAGGATCAGACAGTCCTGGGCAGGGAGATCTGGGCTCAGGAGGGAACAGAATAATAAGGGCCCAGGGGGTGCATATTTGCCCACAGGAGGGAGAGATATTGCCTAAAGCAGCGGCTGCTATGAGCTTTCTCCTTCACTGAGCACTGCTTTGGGAGCCAGgactctgggactctgttctCGGTCCACAGAGGCCCTTCCCCCTTGCAGTGACCTTGAGCCTGGCATCCCCTGTTCCTTTGCTCCAGGCTGTGCAGAGCATCGGAAACCTGGGCCAGCAGCTGGGCCAGGGCAAGGAGCTGTGGATGGCCCCCCTGCACCCCTTCCTGCTGCAGAGTATTTCACGTGTGAGAGACTTCCTGGACCAGCTGGTGGATGTggatggggaggagggtgagTTCCTGTGGCCTTGCCACGTCTGGCTTGTCACACCACTGGACCCTTGGGACCTGCCCTTCCACCACGCCTCCCCCATTGCTAAGCACCGAGACTGTGGACCTGTGGGTCAGCTCGTCAGTCAGCTAATATTTCCTGGCACCTATTCTGCCATTCTAGCCAACATGGAGATGTGGGTGGAGATTGTGGCAGGGAGTTCATGCAAGTGACAGATACCTATTAAGCGCCTACAATGTAATAGACACCGTACCAGATGCTGGGAAACAGCAGCGAACAAGACAGAAGAAACTCCTGCTCTTATGGAAGTTTTATTCTAGTGGAGACAACAGGCTGTAAGCAAGATGAATTAGCAAATCATATGGTGTGTTAGGGACTGATAAGggctaaggagaaaaaataaaggacGGAAAGGAATGTCGGGGTGGCAGGTCAAACTTTTAGGATGGCTGGGAGTGGCCTCACTAGGGTGATATTAAAGACCTgaaagaggacagagagaaagccATGAGGATCCTGGGGAAGTGTTCCAGGCTGGgaaaagcatgtgcaaaggccctgaggtggggccAGAAAGGAACAGTGAGAAGGCCGGGGAAAAAGTGAATGAGGGGGAGTGAAGGAGAGATGAGGGGGCCAGATTGTGTGAGGCTTTGTAGGCAGCTGGAAGGATTTGGCTTCGACTTGAGTGAAACGGAGCCACAGGACAGTTTCAAGCAGAGGAGTTGGGACTGAGTCCAGTGTGGGGTCCAGGTCATGAGCTAGTTGGGTCCAAGTCACAGAGGAGCAACCTGTGGAAATGAGAGCTGGTTGTGGCTGGCGGGGTCCCGGTGGTGCTAGGGGGGAGCCTGTGTGTGGGCTCCGCCATGGGTTAACGCCAGGCAGTCTCCTGGACTGACTCCATAATGGGTGGCGCCCCCTGCTGGCTGCCTGCACCACTGCCTGCAGATCCCTCAGGTAGGACAGGGCCCCTCCCTCAGTGGTACCATTCCCTATGGAGGCTTCATCCTCCTGGCTCCAGGGGAGCAGAGGAGAATCCTGCTCATCCCTGAGGCCCTGGGCACGAGGGCAGATTGAACCTGGACAGAGGATTCActgtcccccctccccatttcacagaggctGGGGGCCCGGCTAGGGCCCTGGTCCCATCCTCCGTGACTGTTCGAGAAGGCTACCTGCTGAAGCGCAAGGAGGAGCCTGCCAGCCTGGCCACACGCTTTGCCTTCAAGAAACGTTACTTCTGGCTCAGTGGGGAGATGCTGTCCTACTCCAAGAGTCCTGAGTGTCAGGTGGGGCCCCAGTCCACGGTGGAGGGGTTTCCAGTGGTGGCCTCCCTCATAGAACGGCCTCTTCGTACCATGGGTGGACATGGAGGCCCAGGATGGGGCAAGGACTTGCTCAGGCCCTCGTAGCAACTTGGCAAGTCCACCCTcttgtgccaggctctgctgaCACCCTTGGGCCAATGGGTGCCCAGGACAGGCCCAGTCATACCCCTACATGCACTCACCATCAAACGCCCTTCAGAACATGTGCATAGAGTGGCCCTGACGTACCCCCTAGATGTGGTCACGCACAGGACATGGACaatgcttacctcctctcatctGTTCCCACTCAGATCTATGCACACATgctgtcgtgcagggtgccaggcggggtctcagctcctgctccccacataagaacgcaggacatggtgaggccaaaaaggaacacccatggagccatagataggggagtcatgccactatagtctcactggaggctgggttggagacacaggaagcaggagccacactgttcgcaaccctcactgcgccgc
Protein-coding regions in this window:
- the RASAL1 gene encoding rasGAP-activating-like protein 1 isoform X1 encodes the protein MAKSSSLNVRVVEGRALPAKDVSGSSDPYCIVKVDDEVVARTATVWRSLSPFWGEEYTVHLPLDFHHLAFYVLDEDTVGHDDVIGKISLSREAIAADPRGIDSWINLSRVDPDAEVQGEICLAVRMVEDARGCCLHCHVLKARDLAPRDISGTSDPFARVFWGSQSSETSTIKKTRFPHWDEVLELREVPGAPSSLRVELWDWDMVGKNDFLGMVEFPPKVLQQNPPNGWFRLLPFPRAEEDSGGNLGALRLKVRLVEDRVLPSEYYQPLVQLLMESVLGLPEEDDASPLAVLELTSGDCRQDLATKLVKLFLGQGLAGPFLDYLTRREVARTTDPNTLFRSNSLASKSMEQFMKLVGMPYLHEVLKPVVNRVFEEKKYMELDPCKMDLGRTRRISFKGTPSEEHVREASLGLLTGYLGPIVDAIVGSVGRCPLAVRLAFKRLRQRVEERFPQAEHKDVKYLAISGFLFLRFFAPAILTPKLFDLREQHADPQTSRSLLLLAKAVQSIGNLGQQLGQGKELWMAPLHPFLLQSISRVRDFLDQLVDVDGEEEAGGPARALVPSSVTVREGYLLKRKEEPASLATRFAFKKRYFWLSGEMLSYSKSPECQIRSSTPVSYIRAVERVDEGAFQLPHVMQVVTQDNAGTLHTTYLQCKNVNELNQWLSALRKASAPNPDKLASCHPGAFRSARWTCCLQADRSAAGCSRTHFAVTLGDWSDPLDPDAETQMVYRQLLLGRDQLRMKFLEDSNMDSSPEADSGEGSSTTEGACPDALARQREAAARLLEVLADLDRAHEEFQQQEQGKVAPSLRRP
- the RASAL1 gene encoding rasGAP-activating-like protein 1 isoform X2 gives rise to the protein MAKSSSLNVRVVEGRALPAKDVTATVWRSLSPFWGEEYTVHLPLDFHHLAFYVLDEDTVGHDDVIGKISLSREAIAADPRGIDSWINLSRVDPDAEVQGEICLAVRMVEDARGCCLHCHVLKARDLAPRDISGTSDPFARVFWGSQSSETSTIKKTRFPHWDEVLELREVPGAPSSLRVELWDWDMVGKNDFLGMVEFPPKVLQQNPPNGWFRLLPFPRAEEDSGGNLGALRLKVRLVEDRVLPSEYYQPLVQLLMESVLGLPEEDDASPLAVLELTSGDCRQDLATKLVKLFLGQGLAGPFLDYLTRREVARTTDPNTLFRSNSLASKSMEQFMKLVGMPYLHEVLKPVVNRVFEEKKYMELDPCKMDLGRTRRISFKGTPSEEHVREASLGLLTGYLGPIVDAIVGSVGRCPLAVRLAFKRLRQRVEERFPQAEHKDVKYLAISGFLFLRFFAPAILTPKLFDLREQHADPQTSRSLLLLAKAVQSIGNLGQQLGQGKELWMAPLHPFLLQSISRVRDFLDQLVDVDGEEEAGGPARALVPSSVTVREGYLLKRKEEPASLATRFAFKKRYFWLSGEMLSYSKSPECQIRSSTPVSYIRAVERVDEGAFQLPHVMQVVTQDNAGTLHTTYLQCKNVNELNQWLSALRKASAPNPDKLASCHPGAFRSARWTCCLQADRSAAGCSRTHFAVTLGDWSDPLDPDAETQMVYRQLLLGRDQLRMKFLEDSNMDSSPEADSGEGSSTTEGACPDALARQREAAARLLEVLADLDRAHEEFQQQEQGKVAPSLRRP
- the RASAL1 gene encoding rasGAP-activating-like protein 1 isoform X3, coding for MRCWSCGRCQVPHLHCEWSSGTGTWWARMTSWVEFPPKVLQQNPPNGWFRLLPFPRAEEDSGGNLGALRLKVRLVEDRVLPSEYYQPLVQLLMESVLGLPEEDDASPLAVLELTSGDCRQDLATKLVKLFLGQGLAGPFLDYLTRREVARTTDPNTLFRSNSLASKSMEQFMKLVGMPYLHEVLKPVVNRVFEEKKYMELDPCKMDLGRTRRISFKGTPSEEHVREASLGLLTGYLGPIVDAIVGSVGRCPLAVRLAFKRLRQRVEERFPQAEHKDVKYLAISGFLFLRFFAPAILTPKLFDLREQHADPQTSRSLLLLAKAVQSIGNLGQQLGQGKELWMAPLHPFLLQSISRVRDFLDQLVDVDGEEEAGGPARALVPSSVTVREGYLLKRKEEPASLATRFAFKKRYFWLSGEMLSYSKSPECQIRSSTPVSYIRAVERVDEGAFQLPHVMQVVTQDNAGTLHTTYLQCKNVNELNQWLSALRKASAPNPDKLASCHPGAFRSARWTCCLQADRSAAGCSRTHFAVTLGDWSDPLDPDAETQMVYRQLLLGRDQLRMKFLEDSNMDSSPEADSGEGSSTTEGACPDALARQREAAARLLEVLADLDRAHEEFQQQEQGKVAPSLRRP